TTATCTTACATCACAACATTCATAATATCtatttccaaaactcatgaTAATTATTTGTCTTACAAGCatattatgattatatatagaaaaactCATGAGAATATCAAATTATTCCACTGTAGTGGTTGTtaccatattttatttgaaacccaTGAATATTGCCTCTATTTAAAACCCATGGTAAATATTATTCTTAAGAAAATATTAGAGGCCATTATTTAAAAgcccaaagaaaatatcatttacaaaaataatccatacaaaaaattattagaaactATACAAGTTGTTATTCAAAGCCCATGGAAATTAATGCCCAAAacctatcataaatatttattaaagctcatggatttattttatttttattaacaactaAAGCCCATGTGGAATAAAAATCCATGGCAATATATGGTAGTTTTGTCCATTTTGTAGGGTTCACAATGAGAAAGTAAAAGGATAGGCCCAAGTGGAGAGAACCACCAAGTCAGAGGCTCATCAAAATACTCAACCCTCATGGCCAAACCCAACATGAAATCTCAGCCACAACAGCCTATGTGTGTAAATTGACTCCGCTGGAGAACCTTATTTAGTTCTGCCTTTTGTTGGAGGTCATCTCAAGAAGCAACCAAGCTCCCAAACCAAATTAGGAGTTGATCGCCTGTCCCATTGCCAACTCTAATGTGAACAGTACTAGAGACTAACACCTAAAGGCTATTGGGCAATAAATATTCTTCTTCCCCAAGTTTTGGTCACAACTTAAGGAATCAATAACCAAGACCTCTAAGCTCATGAAATTCTCAAccaaatagtttattttattacttaaaatgTATGTAATTGGTTCATGAACCAAGCTCATGAATCCTAAAGAGAAAAATTTGGAAATATGTGGTTTGGAAGGCATAAAGGGATCTCTAGCGGAACCCTCTAAAGTGAACTTAAACTTTGACACCTAGCTTGGGGTGTTGAATCCTACTTCCTAGGGTCCAAATCTTAGTTGAAGCACTAGGATTCTTCCTTAATACTTGTCTTAATCCCATTGGCTGAACACAATCTCAACAAACTTAGTATTTAATGCAAGATTACCCCAAATACTACCCATGTGTGACACTGCCAAAGAAGCAAAGCAGCTTCAAAAGCAAATCTCCCATTTTAGGCCAAATCCAAGTTATTAATTTAGCTGTCCTGCTCCCTGAATCAGACCTACATTTTTTGGAGTTTAGCTAACTAATGCCTCCTCTAATCCTCTCTATAAAAGGAAAACCACTCCAGCCCCTAAAGGGGAGGGGAAAGCCTCTCTAAAAATTTGTCATTGACTACATTCTGCAGAAATTCAGTCCCTATTAAGCTTTCTTTAAGCTTCCCCAAGCTCTCTTGAGCTCACTCATAACCTTTCTCAGCCTATAGTCACCATAACACCAACATTCTCCACCTTGCTTACACCTTCCTATTTCATAAACGTCCCATAACTGACCATAACCAACTTAAACTCCCTCCATGGAACTCGGCCAAGCTTCCTCTTAACCAACTTCTCATAAGCTCACTCACTCACCCAACAAAAAACCTTCACTTTACATACCACCCACATTTCCCTTAAGAATCTTGGAAATCACATGCTGCACTGAGTTGGGATTCCCCCTCTCTCTTTATATTATGCCAAATAACTCCTTTTTCATCTCTATGTAGCCACTAATATTTACTTATTGTTTTATTATGAGAGGCTATAATGTATTTGAgacttttttggaattttttcttcatattaatGTAATGATGGCTGAGAGTACTGTGTATCCTATTGAACAAAATACACAAGAATTTCAGGAAGATAatactttattaaatttatgtaataattgaatataaattACCCTATTGCTGGAGATAATACCGTACCTTTGGAGGACTGATTTGAACTATGATGTTGTAAAATGACTAGTAATATAACAACTAACAACATTAACGTGTTTATTGGGCTTTATTGTTGTCTTCCTGTCAGGGTGCAACCTCTATCTCTTGCTTGGACGGGATTACACGACACCGAAAGCCTTTGGGCTTTATTTCAAGAGTCCATTGTCGAGTTTCGGCTTGGTTACCTCATATTCTATTTGGgaacatcaaaattttttcCTCAACAATGTTCATACTCTATTCAACTCAATAAGTATCAAGAttccaatcaattttttatttttatttttgttccaGAGAGGACCAGATCTTATGGCTGATCTCTCATCCcagaaacaaaattttataatcattATAATTTTGTCATTCCTTGagttttttaaattcatatataatttttctttgggGTTGAAAAAGAGTCAAACGAGCTTGTAGGCCATTGGTGAACATAGTTGTCTTTCCCTTATTCATGTAAATTCAATTCATGCATGCTTGAGGATAAGATCATTCGAgaaccttatatatataattataaaaaagatcATTCGAGAGCCAAAAACGACCATTAAGAGCTTTATAATATTGGACCGACCTATATCACAGTGATGTATGCTATAGAATTGGTCATGTAGCCCTCAATTCCCCATAACAGAGGAACTATATAGTGTGGTCCTTGTTGATGATCACACTGAGAAATTCTACAAATTAACCATGCATATTTGTAAACTAAGTTATATTCTAATTACTTAATTAGACCCTAATACTTTTATGTATATCACATGATGTAACTGACCCTCTTGTTTGTCTCTCGAGTCTTGACGCAGCTATGTACCTTCAGGGAGGCACGCGCTGCTGCTTGCATTAGAGACAATGCATCAATCATTTTCTTGTCGACATGGACTCTAAAGACTAAAGTAATATATCTAGGAGAAACATTAGCTTATAATGACTGATTTGAAAAATGATCCGTCATTTTCTTTGAAAACCATGTTTTGGCAAACCCAATAGTAAGTTTAAGGAAGCttttcattgaataaaaatttctacgaacaaaaaaatatataaatagacgATCATGATTCATGAAAGTTAAACACAAAAATCCCTAGTGGCCTTTGAATCTAAAGTTGATTATGTTTGTGATAGAGACCCTTAGATTAGATAAGCACTTCCTAGTTCCTACCTGTTACTGTTAGTGGTTATTAGCCCAATGGGCCTGGGCCCATTGTGTTGTTGTACATGAGCTATACTCATACTACTTGTATTACACACCTAATGTGCATATAAAGACTCTCTTATGTACAGTTTGATGCCCATAAATATAGTAATATACTGATCTTGTATAGTTTGATGCATAGAAATATACAGAATACTCTCtttcgttctctctctctcaacatgGTATCATAGCCACGTCCTTATGGCCCTATGTAGTTCGATCCTTCAGTAAAGGAGTTCCCCAATCATGCCATGACTTCACCGAGCTTGTATATTGCAAAATTGATCCCATATAGTTCCTTGTACTCAGATCGATCAAACTAGTAAAAGACTTCTCCAATCATGCGTTGTCATCAGGAGATCTCATGTGCCCACATGTGCCAACAGCCATTGACACATGCCACACACGCCCATTTCTTTGTTCTCAGCTGCATATCATCGTCACATAGTGTGCCTATATAAAAACACTCTTGTACAGTTGAATATACAAAAATTGTTAGATATACATGTGTGAATGAAATgctatattaaataataatgaaaaaaaatgagtggttaatatattattaattagcTTTAAATATCAGTTTTGGTTTTTAGCTTTATGTTTGGAGCATGTATAAGCTAGAGCTACTTCCCTCTAGAAGAATTGGTTAATATAAGCTAGGGCTGTCCAGATTGATCTGGTAACCTGACCCACCCGAAGAACTAACCAGATCTGACTCGAATTCGGCCGACTCGACTGCTCTAGCGGGTCGGTGGCAGGTCAGTTTCGATTTTCCTCCCCTAAAACCCGAAAAATCCGAACTGACCGACTGAGAGATTTCCATATTTCGACCAAAATTTTTAGATCCTaaccaaaatttcaagatttcgGCGATAGTTTTCCAGAATCCGACGAAGAAACCTAGATTTTGGTGATATTTCCCTTAGATCCGGTCATATTCTGTGAGATTTTGACCGAATCTGGCGAAATCTCATAAAATCCGGTAAGCTTTTCGCCGGATCTTATGAAATGAGAGAGGGGAGAGATATAATTtgcttattattttattgtataatttatattgttttaatatgttgtattgtaaaataaaagttgaaatgttaggtatattgtaaaatggtatggtataatagataaagtagtttttgagATGGTATAATAGAATAGTTTGAAAATATgagatgtgaatgctcttactgGTTATAATGAGTCCACcactaatgttatttttttactcattaaTAATAGTCTATTACTTAagattgttgtgaaaatattgtgaaaatgttacgTAACTAggattttttaatatatatatatatatatatatatatatatatatatatatatatatatatatatatatgtgtatatgtatatatatcatataaagTTGGTCTTGACTtgcaattaataattttgatttCCAAGTAGCCAATTTGGATAACGATTCCCAATTTGCTAGCTCAGGCACAGTGAAACCAATGTCGTGTTGGACAAGAGTAGGACATGTTGTTTTAGGCCATCTCGAGAAAGATGCTCATCTGTTTTTAGGATGGCCCAGAAAAGGAAACTACGAAGAAAGATCACAACACATGCCAGATTTGACCACCCACGGCTCATTGTAGTCTTTCACGGCGTGTACTACTCCTTTTTTTGACTTAGAAGTTAGAATTCAGAACATGTATTTCTGGGTAATTTTATTAACTTCTTaatatttgaatgaaaattctctctttttgaaagaagtaaaagaaaacataaaagcTATGTACTAAAGTGGAAACCTAACTTGTGTGCTGGGGTTATATATTAGTTTTGGTTTATATATTAGTTTTGGCTAGaggttaatatattattaattagcTTTATGTATTAGTTTTGGTTTTCAGCTTTATGATTGGTGCATGTATTAGCTAGAGCTACTTCCCTCTAGAAGAATTGGTTAATATAAAACTAATAAttctaaataatgaaataatactATGTCTATGTTTGATGATGTAACACTTGACTTGAGGCAGCTAGCAAAATACCTTCGGAGAGGCATGGTGGTTGCGTGGCGTCGTGGACCTAAAATTTCCCAACAAGATCTTGATGATTActtaattaagttaatttagTTAATCAAATTTCGGTTTAGGTCACTCTTCACCACTTGTCTTCCCACaactaattttaaattaatgcaTAGATAACTATTTTTGGCGACTAGATTCATTGACAATACACTATTTTGGTATGCTTATAACGaactaatttattaaaaaattttatttgcttTGAAAGCATGTTGATTtgtcaaacacaagaaaattttaGCTAAGCTTTTCATTTTagtataattaattaaaactgaaaaaaaagtcattggaatcatttttattttttagcgGGAATGATCCTGATGGTTGAACAAATAATTTGTGACAGGctaaattcaattcaattgtatgtttaaatttaattgaggaacTAAATGTACCGCACTTAAATTATTATACATACATAATATATTGCCCAAAACCCACATTCTaattgataaataatttttgacTATTTATTCAAAAGCATGGACTGGTTGCTGTGACATGGGTTTTGAAAGAATACTTTGGATATACTAATGGTAATGGAAATTTTCATTGACATTATTGGAAAGATGATTGGTCATTTTCATTGAAAGCAATTTTCACAAGCAACATAATGAATCAAAATCCTCTATTGACTTTTTACAATTGTAtgactttcttctttttttaactttgttttatttttttcatcaaatacACTTTTATTTAGGATAGTCGAGGATCCTTTCCGTTATTAGTTGCTTAAATAAGAATATTATTGTGTGCATATTATGACTTATGAGGCTGCTGAtgtaatttgattattttttcaaGACATGTTATatatggaataaaaaaaaacacttgcaCCATGCAGAAACACTAAAATGTACAGTAGTAAACAGTTTAAGACTTAGCCGTTtgaaaaaaagagtaattttatttttataatatttttataataaacttagGTGGCACACTGttattgtttataatattttattattggtTATAATGAGTCCACTACTAATGTTAGTTTTTTACTCATTAATAATAATCtactaaaaattattgtgaaaatattgtgaaagtgttATGTAACTAGCAtttcttataatatatatattataaagttGGTCTTGACTTGCATTTAATAGTTTTGATTTCCAAGTAGCCAATTTGGATAACGTTTCCCAATTTGATAGGTCAGGCCCAGTGAAACCAATGTCGTGTTGGACAAGAGTAGAGCATGTTGTTTTAGGCCATCTCCAGAAAGATGCTCATCTTTTTAGGATGGCCCAGAAAAGGAAACTACGAAGAAAGCCCACAACACATGCCAGATTTGACCAGTGACCACCCACGGCTAATTGTAGTCTTTCACGGCGTGTactactcctttttttttacttagaatttacataattattttaatgttttcaaaatttagtttaCACAAATAAGAGTTGGCCCACTCAGCATTTGAATTAGTCCAATGAtactctaaaaataataattagtctaatagttataaagatataactttatttttcataattctagctatttttttttattataaaatgtgcttttatatctgttaaatatttgataaagtttggcacaaaacatgtttgaatttatctttttcaacccGTTATATGGCaattaacaagtcattgacttattaaaaaaaatcttgtcactaaaactacatATGAAATGTCTCTTTAGTTGTCACATAATGAGTTAAAGCAAGATAGCTTCAAATATATTTGGAGCCTAACTTGTTCCTTCAAATTTTGGATCATTCatgttttggaaaatttttcatTAGTTTAATTGAATGATTTTTAACTTACGTTCTCTTatatctgttaaatatttgataaagtttggcacaaaacatgtttgaatttatctttttcaacccGTTATATGGCAATTAACAAGTcaatgactcattaaaaaaatcttgtcactaaaactacatATGAAATGTCTCTTTAGTTGCCACATAATGGGTTAAAGTAAGATAACTTCAAATATATTTGGAACCTAACTTGTTCCTCCAAATTTTGGATCattcatgtttttaaaaatttcattagtttaattgaataattttttacttaCGTCAGTATAAAATTTATGATAATTTGTACcgaaaatgaaactttttaagaatttcactatgaaaatgttaaaaataaattttattaattttatgaaagattgccctcaaacataattttgattgaaaatactaagttttttttttgttaggtgtgtgtatatataacttatcatataaaaaagtgtatgtatatatatgtgtgtgggAGGTtatcttgataaatatattagtgctGCAACTTGGCCCCCTAAACAAAAATTTCTAGCTCCGCTCCTGATTCCTGGGTAATTTTATTGACTTCTTAATATTTGAATGAGAATTCTCTCtttttgaaagaattaaaagaaagcATAAAAGCTACGTACTATAGTGGAAACCTAACTTGTGTGCTGGGGTGCTTGCTGTTTACCACCAAGCTGTGATTGAGGGAAAATTAGTCAAATTGgagttttattttgctttttcaTGGGCTGCCCTTGCtctttttttaaagtcaaattGGAAATAATGTTTCCAGATCgcaaattatgtttttatatatttatatatatatatatattttattatatataataataaatcaaagtaaatagaaaattataacTCAAATCCTTTCATACTCAAGGAGGCATTCAAGTATTTCTAGGGTGAGATTAGATCTGAAATTCAAGTCTTACCAGTGGCTCAATAAAAACTCATTTCAAAATTGAATggatagtttttctttttgtttgccaAGATGAACttttaggttttttgttttgcttacAAAATGACGAATATAATTGAACGTAATATTAGGAATTCCATTAGTCCAACAAACCAACAACATAGAGGATGTAAAGTTTTACTACATTAGACATGaaacaaaataagaataaatctgtaattcaatacaaaaaattggaaaaaaaataaaaagaatggtATTGTACATGAAAAATATCAATGAAtctgaaatgaaaaatatagttaGCACCCACTACAAATTGTGGTATCAAATCAAACCATCAAAGTAAAATCAATTTGAGGAGCCTTCTTCCCAAACAGTAACTTCAGATCATTCTCCAAAGGTGTCAAGTTCAAGTCCAAGCACATAACCCTCGTACTATTTGATCTTTTCAGCACCGGCACTTTCTTTTCTATGGTAGCGGAAGAAAATGAACCATCCATCATTGCTCTATGCCTCCTCATGTGACCACCCAGAGCTTGCCCCATAGCAAACTCAAGCCCACATATAGAGCACTCATGCATCTTAGGCTTATTCCCCAAGTTCTGAGTTTTTGTATGCTCTTTCAGTTCTTTCCCCGTTAATTTTGGTCTCTTGTGGCTCGCTCTGTGGCCACCAAGAGCTTGAAATGATGGGAATTGGCGATTACAAGTCTTGCACTCAAACACATGAGCCCGTGAGGCTTTCCTGGGCATGGTCTTTAAGCTATGAGAGAGTAGCATTAGACAATTAGCCATGTCTAAGCTCTCTATCCCACCATCTTCTCTCATTCTCTTCATTGTCATAGCTACGTAAAAAGAAGTTTGAACACAAATGTTGAACTTTTGGTAACGTAAATGATATGAAAGGAAAATGTTTAACGAGGAAGAAAAGCAATGAAGCCTTGGTATTTATAATAGGTGCGTGGGCGAGTTAAAGGGTCTAGAAGTCTAGAATGGTTTATTGGACCAAATTGCGGTTTCACATCATAGAAATATAGTACTATTCGTAGTAGTAGGCATCTTGGACTATTTCTTTGACTAGTGCAATCACGAGAGGATCGCAATATTATTAGTATATATTACTTTTATGTTAAGAAACTATAATAATTCATTGTCTTTTTCGTATTAAATGAGTGATGATATAGTTTTGTACACGTGCCCTGCCCTCCACGTTATAGGTGACGATTTTCACTTGTTTAAATTTCATGCCGTGTGACGACTTGTTGCGACGGCTTGTCTTAATTAAGCCCATAATATAATATGCGAAATGATTGACTTTTATATATTAGAGAAATGTAATGTACATTTGATTTTTATAACGCTTTCACACACAAATCATAAATgatagattatttttttaaatgatagattgtttttaaaatataatgtgaAATCAATGACttttatggtttaaaaaaatgtgatgtatataacatttttataataaattataaatagtaaattgttattagtttttatttgaatttattgctacaattattttttttgtttgccaatattagttaataataatatgttatttatgatttgttatgaaaatattataaatctaacattttttatatattatattatattttattaaattattattattattatttcttttactttGGGGTGAGACGTAAGTAGTGACTCTAAGTTGAGAACCAACAGATTAATATGAGGTCATTAGTGGCGAGCTAAGCTAATAAATGAATCTTCCTTTGAAGCTTCCAAGGCTTTAAGAATAATCCTGCTAGATTGAAATCTCAAAGTTGGTGTCGGCTACTGTCTCAAAAAGTGTCATAAtctgaatttattttcttaaaaaagtacgacaagattttatttatttttattggatagCAACCGCCACACACTTTTTTCGTGGGCATGCACTAGCAGATAAACTACACAAAAGTTTATCCCTTATGGGAGGAGTGTCCTCCATCCAAGTTACACCATCTGAGTTAAACTTCTGCGGACACCACGTTAAGCCTTCAATGATCTTCTGGATGGTGGTAGATCCACTTAATGCCTGTATGTATGACCAATTGGGAATCACCTTCAACGTACCACTATGTCCTTCAAACCCAGATCCCATGGCGGCTTTGGCTTCTACTTTTAGAGCTCTCAAGGGAAACACTAGTTTTTTGCTCATGGCTCCCATCTTGTTGTAACTTCCCTTTTAGTCTTCTCCTGATGATGCAATGCAGGCTGTGCTGCATTGGATTGCAGCTGTCTTCAATGCTGAGGTGCACTCTCTGTTGGACCCAATTGTACCTTGCCCTGATGATGAGGTGCACTCTGTGCTGCACATGATGGCAGCCTGTCCTGATGACTAGTGCATGCTATCAGCTTAACACCCAGCTGTTGCTGAGGAAGGCATGTACTTGCAACAAAGTTCCTGTTATTCCACAGGCTACAGATAGCGAAGATTTCCCAAGCAATGgccccccaattttttttatttttttattttataatattaatacATACATAGTTATCAATTTTAGcaaatttgttttataaaattacacttttctcctttaacaatatcattgattcttttaggAGTGCTACTATTTCTACAAATTTTAGTAAATATTTATTGATTTGCATATAATCCATtatttgcattattttttttacttactaataactaCTCATcacattaataatatattttttcataaagaccacattaacaatttgtgaaattttttgtaactttAGCATTTACCTCCATTTAAAgttagatctaaaatctaaaacaaaataaacaagcccaaaaaaattacccaagaacaaaaattaccaataataaagctaaaaacaattaagcttaatcaaacaattttaccaaaaacaaacaacttgaccctcaaaattttttaaaacaaaataattttgttcattactcataaaaaatacaaataaataaataaaaaactattagcTATTAAGCAACTGACCTAGAGGCTAGAGCTATCGCACACAACTAACAACAAAATTGCTTTCTAACTTCAAGTCTTGGCTTCGCCCTTGTCTCTCAGGGCCCTCCCTGAGCAGCCAGGCCACATCTAAGAATTCCTTTGGGGGACAACATATGTTGCCTAGTTTGAAGTTTGTGTTGTTCCAGGTTTCTTTGGCTACTTTGCATTCCGATAGAATGTGGCCCGAAGTTttgctttctccaaaaaaaaaaattcacaccTGTTGTCCGTTATGACCTTTCAATGTAGTAGACATTGCTTCGTCGGGAGTATGTTTCTACGTACATGCTCTCCACCACATGAAgtgctttattttgtttaggCACTGTAAGTTCCAAATGAGCTTCCAAATAGCTGACATTTTGGAATTATCCGAGTACGCTGCTCCACCTTCGCCCCCTTAGCTTCAGTGAGATATTTTACCGCCACTTTGTACGCCAAGAGTTGATTTTAGTTGGTATATATGGGATGGTCGAACCAGGACCTAGCCACTACAATtagaaatctaaaatttttcacTCACCATGTCATTCATACAAAAACGACAAAGAATACAAGATTGTACTGTGTGTTCACAGTTTAcgcaatatttttcttttgggatgAATTTTACGAGTTACACATTTTGCTGCTCTCTaaaatatgaacaaaatttagctataaaattagttgtaacttaagactataaccttacttaataattatttaataaaataaatattattacatattttaaaaaattaactgttgaattgcatattttttatgttcttaatacacatgttaaattttgtatcaattggatattatttactatgtgatttataaacttatattttatgcataattttaaactataaaaacttgcaatttaaataatttattgatgacataactattaattttaattttctagaaactTTGCAAGCATaaataacataagaaaaatatataattcaatggtggatttgtcaaaattcacttccaataaaaacatattgagtaagattgtagcctaacattacaactaattttaaaGCTAAACTTTGTCCCTAAAATATATGCACACTTTAGGATTGTAACTATATCTTTTCTAATGTTAATAGGTGATTTGGAGCATTTGTTAATGAACTATTTTAGgaagaaaaatgttatatccacaacatttttataaaaatttgtaagtgGCAGATTGTAACTAGTTGTTAttaatggataaaaaaataatacaatgaTAGTTGATAGGTTCAAATTAAAAGTAATAGCAAGTtactacttataattttttgtaaaaatgttatggatgtaactctttttttttagaaaattttaatacaacttttatgagaaatataaaaaactgtcaaaaaaatttgttgcttctttctttttctataaaatatttctaaaaataccCTTAAGGGcacttgtttattttttttttccagtaaaTATACTAGTGCATATTTGTTATTACATAGTTATATTGAGCTAAAATCATGACTTAAAGTCATGTTACAAAAAGTGTATGAGAATACTATTGTATATATAAACACCACCATTTTTATGGATGAACGTTCCAGAATGTCTTGCAGTATTCGTGTCGGTTGATAGAATAGTAGTTAGAACTCCTAAACCAAATTATCATATTAACACCTTAATTTTACG
This genomic stretch from Castanea sativa cultivar Marrone di Chiusa Pesio chromosome 9, ASM4071231v1 harbors:
- the LOC142610779 gene encoding zinc finger protein ZAT11-like, with product MTMKRMREDGGIESLDMANCLMLLSHSLKTMPRKASRAHVFECKTCNRQFPSFQALGGHRASHKRPKLTGKELKEHTKTQNLGNKPKMHECSICGLEFAMGQALGGHMRRHRAMMDGSFSSATIEKKVPVLKRSNSTRVMCLDLNLTPLENDLKLLFGKKAPQIDFTLMV